AGGAGAAGGATTCCGGCGACTCGCCGGAGTGAAGCGCGTGCCCGCGGCTTGAACCGTCCCCGCTTTTGGCCGAAGGCAGCGACCATGGCGCTTTATCTTGCTCGGCAGATTCGGACCGCGGCGGTCTCGCTGATCGTCACGCTCGCGGCGATGCTGGCGCTCGCCGCGCCCGCCCGCGCCGACGATATCTCCGCCGCCGGGCGCGGGGTCGTGCGGGTTGTCACCATCGCGGTGGTCGAGGGCGAGGTGGTCGGCTTCGGCCATGGCAGCGGCTTCGCGGTCGCGCCCAACCGCGTGATCACCAACGCGCATGTCGTCGAAGCGGCGGAGCGCTATCCCGGCGACGTGATGATCGGCGTGGTGCCGTCCGAGGGCGACAAGTCGTACCAGGGCCGGCTGATCGCGATCGACGCCGACCGCGACCTCGCGCTGATCGAGTTCGGCGGCATCCGCCTGCCCGCGCTCACTTTCTACAACGGCCCGATGGGCGAGGGCGACGCGATGATCGCGCTCGGCTATCCGGGCAATGTCGATCTCGCCACCGCGCGTTCGGCGGCGGACTTCATCACCCCGCTCTCCCCGGTGCGCTCGCAGGGCGTGTTCTCCGGGCGGCGTAACCTCCAGGGCGTCAACGTGCTGCTCCACACCGCGGGAATCGCGCGCGGCAATTCCGGCGGGCCCCTGCTCGATCCGTGCGGCCGCGTGCTCGGGGTCAACTCGGCGATCACCCGCGCTGACGATGGCGATGCGAGCTTCGGGTTCGCGATCGGCAATGACGAGGTCGCCGCCTTCCTGCGCGAGGCGGGGCAGGCGATGCCGGCCAATGGCGTCGCCTGCACCAGCATCGCCGACCGGCTGGCGCAGGACCGCAGCGAGGCCGAACGCACGCGGGCGGCGGACGAGGCGCGCGCGCGGGAAGCCGCTGCGAAGGCCGCGGCCGACCGCGAGAGCGCGCTCGACCGGGCGCTGGTCGACAATTTCGCGATGCGCGAGAATTTCATTGCCGCGGCGATGCTGCTGCTCGTGCTGGGCGCGATGGCGCTTGGCGCCGCAGCCTTCTTCCACACCAGCGGCAAGCGGCGCGAGACGATCTGGGCAGCCAGCGGCGGCGGCGCGCTCGTGCTGGCAGCGCTGATCACCTTCTTCACCCGTCCCGCCTTCGATGCCAAGGCGATCGAGAGCGCCGCCCGCGTCGCGATCCCGCCCGCGGCGCAGCCTGGCGGGCTCGGCAAAATGATCTGCACGATCGATCCGGCGCGCTCGCGGGTCACCGTCTCAAGCACGCAGGACGTGAACATCGACATCAACGCCGATGGCTGCGTCAACGGCCGCACCCAATATGCCGAGACCGGGCAGCAGAACTGGCAGCGCATCCTGGTGCCCGACGACGAGCAGACTGTCTCGGTGCTCGAA
This is a stretch of genomic DNA from Sphingomonas sp. BT-65. It encodes these proteins:
- a CDS encoding S1C family serine protease, with product MALYLARQIRTAAVSLIVTLAAMLALAAPARADDISAAGRGVVRVVTIAVVEGEVVGFGHGSGFAVAPNRVITNAHVVEAAERYPGDVMIGVVPSEGDKSYQGRLIAIDADRDLALIEFGGIRLPALTFYNGPMGEGDAMIALGYPGNVDLATARSAADFITPLSPVRSQGVFSGRRNLQGVNVLLHTAGIARGNSGGPLLDPCGRVLGVNSAITRADDGDASFGFAIGNDEVAAFLREAGQAMPANGVACTSIADRLAQDRSEAERTRAADEARAREAAAKAAADRESALDRALVDNFAMRENFIAAAMLLLVLGAMALGAAAFFHTSGKRRETIWAASGGGALVLAALITFFTRPAFDAKAIESAARVAIPPAAQPGGLGKMICTIDPARSRVTVSSTQDVNIDINADGCVNGRTQYAETGQQNWQRILVPDDEQTVSVLEYAPGTRTYSTTRYLLPASQMADARKLRSEVKIKACSTDQAARADLASRQQTIRTALPQVFNERLVYSCKPAG